The genomic segment CAGACGCGAACGGGAGACGCCACCCCTGAGGCGAAGGCCCAAGCCATGAAACTGCTCACATGGGAGGTGAACGCCGCCATTGACGGTATCCTGGACGTCTATCCCGATGCGGAGGTGATAGTCTGGGACGGCCATGGAAGCGGCGGAATAGACATCATGGAGTTTCACCCCAAGGCCAAGCTGATCCCCCGCGGCAGGCCCATCTTTCCCCCCTATTTTCTGGATGAAAGCTTTGATGCCCTGTTCTTCGTAGGTCAACACGCTATGGCGGGGACGGAGGGGGCGCCGTTGTGTCACACCTATTCGTCCAAGACGATCGAGTATTACAAGATCAACGGCATGTTCGTAGGGGAATTCGGCGCGAGGGCGATCATGGCCGGCACATTCGGCGTCCCGACTGTGTTTATATCTGGGGACGATAAGGCCGTGGCTGAGGCCAAGGCGCTGGTGCCCAACATCCACGGCGCAATCGTGAAATGGGGGCTGGGTATCGAGCTGGCGATCCACCTCTCGCCTAAAGCCGCCCAAGGGGTGATCAGGAGGACCGCCGCCGAGGCGGTCAGGGATATCGGCTCCATCGAGCCGGTCAGGGTCGATCCGCCATATGAACAGGAGATACGCGTTTACGAAGGGGTGAGCATCGAGGGATATCTCAAACGAGGCGCTGAGAAGATCGACGACAGAACCGTGGTGATACGGAGCGATAATATCTGCGACCTTTTCATCTGATCCCCCCTGGTCTTTTCCGAACACACCCTCATGTGCCCTGAGTACGAGAAATTCGGTATGTGCCGGGCTTTTTCTGTTGGGTTATGCACGAGAAGTTTGGATCCGAAACCGGAGCTACCCCGGATGGGCGCAGATCGGGGTTTCCCCTCGCCGACGGAGCTGGAGCCGCTCAAGGGCGTGAGAGATGTGGACCTACGGCGTCGATACTCTCCACCACTAAGTGGAGCCACAGGAAGGCGATCGGGGGGTGGTACAGAACGTGAAGTTCACGAAGAGCTTTCTCGGGACGGAGTTGGGCCTAAAGGCTTTGAGAAACCTAATAGAGACCTATCTCAGACGGGGAGGGTTTGAGATACAGGTCAACGTCGTCAGCGCGGACCTTCTGAGGGATGTCCAGGCGCGCCCTGAGAATTACCAGGATCTCCTCGTCAGGGTTGCCGGTTATTCGGACTATTT from the Candidatus Poribacteria bacterium genome contains:
- a CDS encoding M55 family metallopeptidase, translated to MKIYILTDLEGVAMVSRWDQTRTGDATPEAKAQAMKLLTWEVNAAIDGILDVYPDAEVIVWDGHGSGGIDIMEFHPKAKLIPRGRPIFPPYFLDESFDALFFVGQHAMAGTEGAPLCHTYSSKTIEYYKINGMFVGEFGARAIMAGTFGVPTVFISGDDKAVAEAKALVPNIHGAIVKWGLGIELAIHLSPKAAQGVIRRTAAEAVRDIGSIEPVRVDPPYEQEIRVYEGVSIEGYLKRGAEKIDDRTVVIRSDNICDLFI